Proteins from a single region of Stigmatella erecta:
- a CDS encoding PAS domain S-box protein, producing the protein MHRKTSPAQKAAPSPRRTPPRKAKPRLADRLAATQHMLQALTQAHAEFIVWGEHRALLQRLLALALELTQSELGFISEVVCAPGNTASLRPYAIFPLDWTEALHGYRVSHRPTPDSPPEASALFEAVLTSEEPRWLEAPTRILVEGNPASSIPALNDFLVLPFAVADKPVGRVVLANRPGGYDAEIIEFLQPLLTTCGTLLHAWRNDEHHRRSEQALQAQQQQVKKLALVAARTHNAVIITSPAGVIEWVNEGFTRITGYTLEDAVNREPGELLYGPDTDPSVTRAIRQAIQRGEGSTAEMLNYRKDGQPYWNHADIQPVRDEHGRLVQFVSIENDVSARRHLEQQLARSEERLRLALESTEDGLWDLDLTTGHLTVSPRWMSMLGVGDDGSGETSYRHWREHLCHPEDLAEAERRMAEHLTGRTPMYEFEHRMRHRDGREIWVLSRGKAVSYTSDGRPLRVVGTNSNITSRKQAEERLRAFIRAIPDMIFRMKADGTLMDFKPATNASAALPPTEFIGRKVYELPALKNIFEPTRLAITQLLQGSPLEIYDYPMETPEGLLYFEARLVHSGVDEVTSIVRNITERKIAEEHQRRQSERLSEQVSHITRELEARQAQLIQSEKLASLGQMAASIAHELNNPVGYVSSNVSTLASYASLSRRLLELYQEVEKALGTPPPAPVARLLEEALTLREQEHLGEHLMDLDEVLADTREGLARIREFVLNLKTFVREESDVPQLADINKGLRMTLRMLRHEFKDRCDVICDFAPLPLLRCFPTQLNQVFMNLLLNAAQAIEQRGQIYVTVQQEETDIVVRIRDTGRGMDAKTRARIFTPFFTTKPAGQGTGLGLTICDTIIRRHQGRIEVQSEPGQGTTFTVRLPLFDDEEEEPRH; encoded by the coding sequence TTGCATCGCAAGACATCGCCAGCGCAGAAGGCGGCTCCCTCTCCCCGCCGAACGCCCCCGCGCAAGGCCAAGCCGCGTCTGGCGGACAGGCTGGCGGCCACCCAGCACATGCTCCAGGCGCTCACCCAGGCGCATGCCGAGTTCATCGTCTGGGGCGAGCACCGGGCCCTCTTGCAGCGCCTGCTGGCCCTCGCGCTGGAGCTCACGCAGAGCGAGCTGGGGTTCATCAGCGAGGTGGTCTGCGCCCCCGGAAACACCGCCTCCCTCCGGCCCTACGCCATCTTCCCCCTGGACTGGACGGAGGCGCTGCATGGGTACCGGGTGTCGCATCGCCCCACGCCGGACAGCCCCCCTGAGGCCAGCGCCCTGTTCGAGGCCGTGCTCACCTCGGAGGAGCCCCGGTGGCTGGAGGCGCCCACCCGGATTCTCGTGGAGGGCAACCCCGCCTCCAGCATTCCCGCGCTGAACGATTTTCTCGTGCTGCCCTTCGCCGTGGCCGACAAGCCCGTGGGCCGGGTGGTCCTCGCCAACAGGCCCGGTGGGTACGACGCCGAGATCATCGAGTTCCTTCAGCCCCTGCTCACCACCTGCGGCACCCTGCTGCACGCCTGGCGCAACGACGAGCACCACCGCCGGTCCGAGCAGGCGCTCCAGGCGCAGCAGCAGCAGGTGAAGAAGCTGGCCCTGGTGGCGGCCCGTACCCACAACGCCGTCATCATCACCAGCCCCGCCGGGGTCATCGAGTGGGTGAACGAGGGGTTCACCCGCATCACCGGCTACACGCTGGAAGATGCGGTCAACCGCGAGCCCGGGGAGCTGCTGTACGGGCCGGACACGGATCCCTCCGTCACCAGGGCCATCCGTCAGGCCATCCAGCGCGGCGAGGGCAGCACCGCCGAGATGCTCAACTACCGCAAGGACGGCCAGCCTTACTGGAACCATGCGGACATCCAGCCGGTGCGCGATGAGCATGGGCGGCTCGTCCAGTTCGTCTCCATCGAGAACGACGTCAGCGCACGCCGGCACCTGGAGCAGCAGCTGGCCCGGAGCGAGGAGCGGCTCCGGCTGGCGCTGGAGAGCACCGAGGATGGGCTGTGGGATCTGGATCTCACCACGGGCCACCTCACGGTCAGCCCCCGGTGGATGAGCATGCTGGGCGTCGGGGACGACGGCTCGGGGGAGACCAGCTACCGCCACTGGCGGGAGCACCTCTGCCACCCCGAGGATCTGGCCGAGGCCGAGCGGAGGATGGCCGAGCACCTGACGGGCCGCACCCCCATGTATGAGTTCGAGCACCGGATGCGGCACCGCGACGGGCGGGAGATCTGGGTGCTGAGCCGCGGAAAGGCCGTGTCCTACACCAGCGATGGGCGGCCGCTGCGGGTGGTGGGCACCAACTCGAACATCACCTCGCGCAAGCAGGCCGAGGAGCGGCTGCGCGCCTTCATCCGCGCCATCCCGGACATGATCTTCCGGATGAAGGCGGATGGGACGCTCATGGACTTCAAGCCTGCCACCAACGCCTCGGCGGCGCTGCCTCCCACGGAGTTCATTGGCCGCAAGGTCTACGAGCTGCCCGCGCTGAAGAACATCTTCGAGCCCACCCGGTTGGCGATCACGCAGTTGCTCCAGGGCAGCCCCCTGGAGATCTACGACTACCCCATGGAGACGCCCGAGGGGCTGCTGTACTTCGAAGCGCGCCTCGTCCACAGCGGCGTGGACGAAGTCACCAGCATCGTGCGCAACATCACCGAGCGGAAGATCGCCGAGGAGCACCAGCGGCGCCAATCCGAGCGGCTGTCCGAGCAGGTGAGCCACATCACCCGGGAGCTGGAGGCGCGCCAGGCCCAGCTCATCCAGTCCGAGAAGCTGGCCTCCCTGGGCCAGATGGCGGCCAGCATCGCCCACGAGCTCAACAACCCCGTGGGCTACGTCTCCAGCAACGTCTCCACCCTGGCCTCCTATGCCTCGCTCTCGCGGCGGCTGCTGGAGCTCTACCAGGAGGTGGAGAAGGCCCTGGGCACCCCGCCCCCGGCCCCCGTGGCCCGGCTGCTGGAGGAGGCCCTCACGCTCCGGGAGCAGGAGCACCTGGGCGAGCACCTGATGGATCTCGACGAGGTGCTCGCCGACACGCGGGAGGGGCTGGCGCGCATCCGCGAGTTCGTGCTGAACCTCAAGACGTTCGTGCGCGAAGAGTCCGATGTGCCGCAGCTGGCGGACATCAACAAGGGCCTGCGCATGACGCTGCGCATGCTGCGCCACGAGTTCAAGGACCGCTGCGATGTCATCTGCGACTTCGCGCCCCTGCCCCTGCTGCGCTGCTTTCCCACCCAGCTCAACCAGGTGTTCATGAACCTGCTGCTCAACGCCGCCCAGGCCATCGAGCAGCGGGGGCAGATCTACGTCACCGTCCAGCAGGAAGAGACCGACATCGTGGTGCGGATCCGCGACACGGGCCGGGGCATGGACGCGAAGACACGGGCGCGCATCTTCACCCCGTTCTTCACCACCAAGCCCGCGGGCCAGGGCACTGGCCTGGGGCTGACCATCTGCGACACCATCATCCGCCGGCACCAGGGCCGCATCGAGGTGCAGAGCGAGCCGGGCCAGGGCACCACGTTCACCGTGCGGCTTCCCCTCTTCGATGACGAAGAGGAGGAGCCGCGCCACTGA
- a CDS encoding oxidoreductase produces MDTRTALIAGASGLVGGHLLDVLLENPLYQQVYSLGRRPLPRQHPRLVQQTVDFARLDGTPLPAADDAFCCLGTTLKKAGSQEAFRAVDHDAVLNFAKAARKAGVRRFAVVTAMGANPRSRIFYNRVKGEVEEALQAQGFDSLIIAHPSLLLGERNEHRPGEKVATVVAHVLSPLLRPFASRPIEGRTVARALVALVRQPPPGVQTVSSGALQRHGG; encoded by the coding sequence ATGGACACGCGCACCGCCCTGATCGCCGGGGCCAGCGGCCTCGTCGGAGGCCACCTCCTGGATGTACTGCTGGAGAACCCCCTGTATCAGCAGGTGTACTCCCTGGGGCGCCGCCCCCTGCCCCGGCAGCATCCCCGGCTCGTCCAGCAGACCGTGGACTTCGCCCGGCTGGACGGGACGCCGCTCCCCGCCGCCGATGACGCCTTCTGCTGCCTGGGAACCACCCTCAAGAAGGCCGGCAGCCAGGAGGCGTTCCGTGCGGTGGATCACGACGCCGTGCTGAACTTCGCGAAGGCCGCCCGGAAAGCCGGCGTCCGGCGGTTCGCGGTGGTGACGGCGATGGGGGCCAACCCCCGCTCGCGCATCTTCTACAACCGGGTGAAGGGCGAGGTGGAAGAAGCCCTCCAGGCGCAGGGCTTCGATTCCTTGATCATCGCCCACCCCTCCCTGCTGCTCGGCGAGCGCAACGAGCACCGCCCCGGGGAGAAGGTGGCCACCGTGGTGGCCCACGTGCTGAGTCCCCTGCTGAGACCCTTCGCCTCACGTCCTATCGAGGGGCGGACCGTGGCGCGCGCCCTCGTGGCCCTCGTCCGGCAGCCCCCTCCCGGCGTCCAGACCGTCTCCTCGGGAGCGCTCCAGCGGCACGGAGGATAG